The proteins below come from a single Drosophila suzukii chromosome X, CBGP_Dsuzu_IsoJpt1.0, whole genome shotgun sequence genomic window:
- the Ptp4E gene encoding tyrosine-protein phosphatase 10D isoform X3: protein MDCATRKQQQLRAHHQQQQIQRHTHGRKRRRLQQQEQQQQSHYCHQQQQHVWLVVGILTIFLTQHTNAAELVINVPNASSNDNAFYRIDYSPPFGFPEPNTTIPASDIGRDIKFSRALPGTEYNFWLYYTNSTHQELLTWTVNITTAPDPPANLSVQLRSSKSAFITWRPPGTGRYSGFRIRVLGLTDLPFERSYSLDGNETLQLSAKELTPGGSYQVQAYSVYQGKESVAYTSRNFTTKPNTPGKFIVWFRNETTLLVLWQPPFPAGIYTHYKVSITPDDAIQSVLYVEREGEPPGPAQAAFKGLVPGREYNISVQTVSEDETSSIPTTARYLTVPERVLNVTFDEAFTTSSSFRVRWEPPRTYSEFDAYQVMLSTSRRIFNVPRAAEGEPVYFDYPDVLEPGRTYEVVVKTIADNVNSWPASGEVTLRPRPVRGLGGFLDDRSNALHISWEPAETGRQDAYRISYHEQTNASEVPALFPVATESQITTNLTEYTLDSLLAGRRYLIAVQAMSKGVASNASDITRYTRPAAPLIQELKSIEHGLMLSWRSDVNSRQDRYEVHYQRNGTREERTMATNETSLTIHYLHPGSGYEVKVHAISHGIRSEPHSYFQAVFPKPPQNLTLQTVHTNLVVLRWQPPENSDFGEYVVRYRTDASPWQRISGLHENEARIEDMHYGERYLVQVNTVSFGVESPHPLELNVTMPPQPVSNVVPLVDSRNLTLEWPRPDGHVDFYTLKWWPTDDADRVEFKNVSQLEDLSSPSVRIPIEDLSPGRQYRFEVQASSNGIRSGTTHLSTRTMPLIQSDVFIANAGHEQGQDETVTLSYTPTPADSTRFDIYRFSMGDPKIKDKEKLANDTERKLSFTGLTPGKLYNVTVWTVSGGVASLPVQRLYRLHPLPISDLKAVQVAAREITLRWEPPAGEYTDYELQYLSADEEAPQLLQNVTKKSEITLQGLRPYHNYTFTVVVRAGSTQGTDLDVSGSTLMRSSAPISASYQTLAAPPGKVDYFQPSDVQPGEVTFEWNLEPGEQHGPIDYFRITCQNADDAADITSFEFPTNATQGRIGGLVPGNQYIFRIQAKSSLGFGAEREHIQVMPILAPPVPEPSVTPLEVSRTSSTIEISYRQGYFSNAHGMVRSYTIIIAEDVGKNASGLEMPSWQDVQTYTVWLPYQAIEPYNPFLTSNGSRRSTLEAEHFTIGSASCDKHQTGYCNGPLRAGTTYRIKVRAFTDEDKFTDTAYSSPITTERSNTVIVAMMAIAVVGLVVVGLFVVYFLHRCQPIRRASKLARMQDELAAMPEGYVTPNRPVHVKDFAEHFRLMSADSDFRFSEEFDELKHVGRDQACSFANLPCNRPKNRFTNILPYDHSRFKLQPVDDDDGSDYINANYMPGHNSPREFIVTQGPLHSTREEFWRMCWESNSRAIVMLTRCFEKGREKCDQYWPVDRVAMFYGDIKVQLIIDTHFHDWSISEFMVSRNCESRIMRHFHFTTWPDFGVPEPPQSLVRFVRAFRDVIGTDMRPIIVHCSAGVGRSGTFIALDRILQHIHKSDYVDIFGIVFAMRKERVFMVQTEQQYVCIHQCLLAVLEGKEHLLADSLELHANDGYEDDEGIAETGI, encoded by the exons ATGGACTGTGCCACgcgaaaacaacaacaattacgggcacatcatcagcagcaacaaatACAAAGACACACACACGGACGAAAGCGGCGGCGAttacaacaacaagaacaacaacagcagagcCACTACTGccaccagcaacaacaacacgTGTGGCTTGTTGTTGGCattttgacaatttttttGACTCAG caCACAAATGCAGCTGAGCTGGTGATTAATGTGCCAAATGCGAGCAGCAACGACAATGCCTTCTACAGGATCGACTACAGTCCGCCCTTTGGCTTCCCGGAGCCGAACACCACGATCCCGGCCAGCGATATTGGCAGGGACATCAAGTTCTCCAGAGCTCTGCCCGGCACGGAGTACAACTTTTGGCTGTACTATACCAATTCCACGCATCAGGAGCTGCTCACCTGGACGGTGAACATAACAACAG CTCCCGATCCGCCAGCCAACCTGAGCGTCCAGCTGCGCTCCAGCAAGAGTGCCTTCATAACGTGGCGACCCCCGGGAACGGGTCGCTACTCGGGCTTCCGGATCCGGGTGCTGGGCCTCACGGATCTGCCCTTCGAGCGCAGCTACTCGCTGGACGGCAACGAGACGCTGCAGCTGTCGGCCAAGGAACTCACTCCCGGCGGGAGCTACCAGGTGCAGGCCTACTCCGTCTACCAGGGCAAGGAATCGGTGGCCTACACGAGTCGCAACTTCACCACAA AACCCAACACTCCCGGCAAGTTCATCGTGTGGTTCCGGAATGAGACCACACTGCTGGTGCTGTGGCAACCGCCTTTCCCCGCCGGGATCTACACCCACTACAAGGTCTCCATAACGCCGGATGATGCCATCCAGAGTGTGCTCTATGTGGAAAGGGAGGGCGAACCACCGGGTCCCGCCCAGGCGGCCTTCAAAGGTCTTGTTCCCGGCCGGGAATACAATATATCGGTGCAAACGGTGTCCGAGGACGAGACGTCATCGATCCCGACCACAGCCCGATATCTCACAGTACCGGAACGTGTCCTAAACGTCACCTTCGACGAGGCCTTCACCACATCGAGTTCCTTTCGGGTGCGATGGGAGCCACCGCGTACCTATAGCGAATTCGATGCCTACCAGGTGATGCTGTCGACTTCAAGGAGAATATTCAATGTACCACGCGCAGCGGAAGGCGAACCGGTTTACTTCGACTATCCGGATGTCTTGGAGCCGGGACGCACCTACGAAGTGGTGGTCAAGACGATTGCGGATAATGTGAACTCCTGGCCAGCCAGTGGAGAGGTCACCCTGCGTCCACGACCCGTTCGCGGTCTGGGCGGATTCCTCGACGATCGCAGCAATGCTCTGCACATATCCTGGGAACCGGCGGAAACGGGGCGACAGGATGCCTACAGAATAAG CTACCACGAGCAGACGAACGCAAGCGAAGTTCCAGCTCTGTTTCCCGTGGCCACGGAATCCCAGATCACCACGAATCTCACGGAGTACACCCTGGACTCGCTGCTGGCGGGGCGTCGCTACCTGATCGCCGTGCAGGCGATGTCCAAGGGAGTGGCCTCCAATGCCAGCGATATCACCAGATACACACGCCCAGCGGCGCCCCTCATCCAGGAGCTGAAGAGCATCGAGCACGGTCTGATGCTCAGCTGGCGCAGTGATGTGAATTCTCGACAGGATCGCTACGAGGTGCACTACCAGCGGAATGGGACGCGCGAGGAGCGCACAATGGCCACCAACGAGACGAGCCTGACCATCCACTACTTGCATCCCGGTTCCGGTTACGAGGTGAAGGTGCACGCCATAAGCCACGGCATACGCAGCGAGCCACACTCCTACTTCCAGGCAGTCT TTCCCAAACCTCCGCAGAATCTCACCCTGCAGACGGTGCATACGAATCTGGTGGTGCTCCGCTGGCAGCCGCCGGAGAACAGCGACTTTGGCGAGTATGTGGTGCGCTATCGCACGGATGCCTCTCCCTGGCAGCGGATCTCCGGCCTGCACGAGAACGAGGCCAGGATCGAGGACATGCACTATGGGGAGCGTTACCTGGTGCAGGTGAACACCGTGAGCTTTGGCGTCGAGAGTCCCCATCCTCTCGAGCTGAATGTAACGATGCCACCGCAACCGGTGTCCAATGTGGTTCCCCTGGTGGACTCGCGTAATCTCACCCTGGAATGGCCGCGACCCGATGGTCATGTGGATTTCTACACCCTTAAGTGGTGGCCCACCGACGACGCGGACCGTGTGGAGTTCAAGAATGTCAGCCAACTGGAGGACT TAAGCTCGCCCAGTGTTCGGATTCCCATCGAGGATCTGTCGCCAGGTCGGCAGTATCGCTTCGAGGTGCAGGCCAGCTCCAACGGCATTCGTTCCGGAACCACACATCTCTCCACGCGCACCATGCCACTGATCCAGTCGGATGTTTTCATCGCCAACGCCGGTCACGAACAGGGTCAGGATGAGACTGTCACCCTGAGCTACACACCCACTCCGGCGGACAGCACTCGCTTCGATATCTACCGCTTCTCGATGGGCGATCCCAAGATCAAGGACAAGGAGAAGCTGGCCAACGACACGGAGCGCAAGTTGAGCTTCACGGGCCTGACGCCCGGCAAGCTGTACAACGTGACCGTGTGGACAGTGAGTGGAGGAGTAGCCAGTTTGCCGGTGCAACGGCTGTACCGCCTGCATCCGCTGCCCATCAGTGATCTGAAGGCCGTCCAGGTGGCGGCTCGTGAGATAACACTACGTTGGGAGCCTCCTGCTGGGGAGTACACCGATTACGAGCTGCAGTACCTCAGTGCAGACGAGGAGGCACCCCAGCTGCTCCAGAATGTGACCAAGAAGTCGGAGATTACGCTGCAGGGCTTGCGTCCGTATCACAACTACACATTCACGGTGGTGGTGCGTGCTGGATCCACGCAGGGCACCGATTTAGATGTCTCCGGCAGCACCTTAATGCGCAGCAGTGCCCCCATCTCGGCCAGCTATCAAACGCTGGCCGCTCCGCCCGGCAAAGTGGACTACTTCCAACCAAGTGACGTGCAGCCCGGCGAGGTGACCTTCGAGTGGAATCTGGAGCCGGGCGAACAGCATGGACCCATTGATTATTTTCGCATAACCTGCCAGAATGCCGATGATGCAGCGGATATAACAAGCTTCGAATTCCCGACGAATGCGACGCAGGGCAGGATTGGCGGCTTGGTGCCCGGCAACCAATACATATTCCGTATACAAGCCAAGTCGTCATTGGGCTTTGGAGCCGAGAGGGAGCACATCCAAGTGATGCCCATCCTAGCGCCTCCTGTCCCGGAACCAAGTGTCACGCCCCTGGAGGTCAGCAGAACGAGTAGCACCATAGAGATCAGTTACCGGCAAGGCTACTTTTCCAATGCCCACGGCATGGTGAGATCCTACACGATAATTATAGCCGAAGATGTGGGCAAGAATGCGTCGGGCCTGGAGATGCCTAGCTGGCAGGATGTGCAGACATACACGGTGTGGTTGCCCTACCAGGCCATAGAGCCATACAATCCATTCCTCACCAGCAATGGCAGTCGGAGGAGCACCCTAGAGGCGGAGCACTTTACGATAGGATCGGCAAGCTGCGACAAACACCAGACGGGCTATTGCAATGGTCCGCTGAGGGCTGGCACGACCTACCGGATTAAGGTGCGCGCCTTTACGGACGAGGATAAGTTCACGGATACGGCGTACAGTTCACCGATAACCACGGAACGCAGTAACACGGTCATTGTGGCCATGATGGCCATCGCGGTCGTGGGGCTGGTGGTCGTGGGTCTGTTTGTCGTCTATTTCCTGCACCGCTGCCAACCGATCCGCCGTGCCTCCAAGCTGGCCCGCATGCAAGACGAGCTGGCCGCCATGCCCGAGGGCTATGTGACGCCCAATCGTCCAGTGCATGTGAAGGATTTCGCCGAGCATTTCCGCCTCATGTCTGCTGATTCGGATTTCCGTTTCAGCGAGGAGTTCGATGAGCTGAAGCATGTGGGCCGCGATCAGGCCTGCAGCTTTGCCAATCTGCCCTGCAATCGTCCCAAGAATCGATTCACTAACATCCTGCCCTACGATCACTCGCGCTTCAAGCTCCAGCCCGTCGACGATGACGATGGTTCGGATTACATTAATGCGAACTACATGCCGGGACACAATTCGCCGCGTGAGTTCATTGTCACCCAGGGCCCGCTGCACTCGACTCGCGAGGAATTCTGGCGGATGTGCTGGGAGAGCAACTCGCGGGCCATTGTTATGCTGACGCGGTGCTTCGAGAAGGGTCGCGAGAAGTGCGATCAGTACTGGCCCGTGGATCGGGTGGCCATGTTCTACGGGGACATCAAGGTGCAGTTGATTATCGACACGCACTTCCACGACTGGAGCATATCAGAGTTTATGGTCTCAAGG AACTGCGAATCGCGGATAATGCGACACTTCCACTTCACCACATGGCCGGACTTTGGTGTTCCAGAGCCTCCACAATCGCTGGTGCGCTTCGTGCGTGCCTTCCGCGATGTCATCGGCACGGATATGCGTCCCATTATCGTCCATTGCAGCGCGGGAGTGGGCAGATCGGGCACGTTCATAGCCCTGGACCGCATCCTGCAGCACATTCACAAGTCGGACTATGTGGACATCTTTGGCATAGTGTTCGCCATGCGAAAGG AGCGCGTTTTCATGGTGCAGACGGAGCAGCAGTACGTGTGCATCCATCAGTGTCTGCTGGCGGTGCTCGAGGGCAAGGAGCATTTGCTGGCCGATTCGCTGGAGCTGCATGCCAATGATGGCTACGAAG ATGACGAGGGCATAGCTGAGACGGGAATCTGA
- the Ptp4E gene encoding tyrosine-protein phosphatase 10D isoform X1 codes for MDCATRKQQQLRAHHQQQQIQRHTHGRKRRRLQQQEQQQQSHYCHQQQQHVWLVVGILTIFLTQHTNAAELVINVPNASSNDNAFYRIDYSPPFGFPEPNTTIPASDIGRDIKFSRALPGTEYNFWLYYTNSTHQELLTWTVNITTAPDPPANLSVQLRSSKSAFITWRPPGTGRYSGFRIRVLGLTDLPFERSYSLDGNETLQLSAKELTPGGSYQVQAYSVYQGKESVAYTSRNFTTKPNTPGKFIVWFRNETTLLVLWQPPFPAGIYTHYKVSITPDDAIQSVLYVEREGEPPGPAQAAFKGLVPGREYNISVQTVSEDETSSIPTTARYLTVPERVLNVTFDEAFTTSSSFRVRWEPPRTYSEFDAYQVMLSTSRRIFNVPRAAEGEPVYFDYPDVLEPGRTYEVVVKTIADNVNSWPASGEVTLRPRPVRGLGGFLDDRSNALHISWEPAETGRQDAYRISYHEQTNASEVPALFPVATESQITTNLTEYTLDSLLAGRRYLIAVQAMSKGVASNASDITRYTRPAAPLIQELKSIEHGLMLSWRSDVNSRQDRYEVHYQRNGTREERTMATNETSLTIHYLHPGSGYEVKVHAISHGIRSEPHSYFQAVFPKPPQNLTLQTVHTNLVVLRWQPPENSDFGEYVVRYRTDASPWQRISGLHENEARIEDMHYGERYLVQVNTVSFGVESPHPLELNVTMPPQPVSNVVPLVDSRNLTLEWPRPDGHVDFYTLKWWPTDDADRVEFKNVSQLEDLSSPSVRIPIEDLSPGRQYRFEVQASSNGIRSGTTHLSTRTMPLIQSDVFIANAGHEQGQDETVTLSYTPTPADSTRFDIYRFSMGDPKIKDKEKLANDTERKLSFTGLTPGKLYNVTVWTVSGGVASLPVQRLYRLHPLPISDLKAVQVAAREITLRWEPPAGEYTDYELQYLSADEEAPQLLQNVTKKSEITLQGLRPYHNYTFTVVVRAGSTQGTDLDVSGSTLMRSSAPISASYQTLAAPPGKVDYFQPSDVQPGEVTFEWNLEPGEQHGPIDYFRITCQNADDAADITSFEFPTNATQGRIGGLVPGNQYIFRIQAKSSLGFGAEREHIQVMPILAPPVPEPSVTPLEVSRTSSTIEISYRQGYFSNAHGMVRSYTIIIAEDVGKNASGLEMPSWQDVQTYTVWLPYQAIEPYNPFLTSNGSRRSTLEAEHFTIGSASCDKHQTGYCNGPLRAGTTYRIKVRAFTDEDKFTDTAYSSPITTERSNTVIVAMMAIAVVGLVVVGLFVVYFLHRCQPIRRASKLARMQDELAAMPEGYVTPNRPVHVKDFAEHFRLMSADSDFRFSEEFDELKHVGRDQACSFANLPCNRPKNRFTNILPYDHSRFKLQPVDDDDGSDYINANYMPGHNSPREFIVTQGPLHSTREEFWRMCWESNSRAIVMLTRCFEKGREKCDQYWPVDRVAMFYGDIKVQLIIDTHFHDWSISEFMVSRNCESRIMRHFHFTTWPDFGVPEPPQSLVRFVRAFRDVIGTDMRPIIVHCSAGVGRSGTFIALDRILQHIHKSDYVDIFGIVFAMRKERVFMVQTEQQYVCIHQCLLAVLEGKEHLLADSLELHANDGYEVTKIYLERQPQTKMGTLPIRASLARAEELDADLMADQDQEQQKHLTKDEKQLKASEDDDEEDEEEELDDDDQQPLNNETTATLSSASCGSSSQDVHVDLQEAMEKPKLEKEKSRKICTGTKSHSDTETDDDDEDEDGKVAKDGAVADEDGWWY; via the exons ATGGACTGTGCCACgcgaaaacaacaacaattacgggcacatcatcagcagcaacaaatACAAAGACACACACACGGACGAAAGCGGCGGCGAttacaacaacaagaacaacaacagcagagcCACTACTGccaccagcaacaacaacacgTGTGGCTTGTTGTTGGCattttgacaatttttttGACTCAG caCACAAATGCAGCTGAGCTGGTGATTAATGTGCCAAATGCGAGCAGCAACGACAATGCCTTCTACAGGATCGACTACAGTCCGCCCTTTGGCTTCCCGGAGCCGAACACCACGATCCCGGCCAGCGATATTGGCAGGGACATCAAGTTCTCCAGAGCTCTGCCCGGCACGGAGTACAACTTTTGGCTGTACTATACCAATTCCACGCATCAGGAGCTGCTCACCTGGACGGTGAACATAACAACAG CTCCCGATCCGCCAGCCAACCTGAGCGTCCAGCTGCGCTCCAGCAAGAGTGCCTTCATAACGTGGCGACCCCCGGGAACGGGTCGCTACTCGGGCTTCCGGATCCGGGTGCTGGGCCTCACGGATCTGCCCTTCGAGCGCAGCTACTCGCTGGACGGCAACGAGACGCTGCAGCTGTCGGCCAAGGAACTCACTCCCGGCGGGAGCTACCAGGTGCAGGCCTACTCCGTCTACCAGGGCAAGGAATCGGTGGCCTACACGAGTCGCAACTTCACCACAA AACCCAACACTCCCGGCAAGTTCATCGTGTGGTTCCGGAATGAGACCACACTGCTGGTGCTGTGGCAACCGCCTTTCCCCGCCGGGATCTACACCCACTACAAGGTCTCCATAACGCCGGATGATGCCATCCAGAGTGTGCTCTATGTGGAAAGGGAGGGCGAACCACCGGGTCCCGCCCAGGCGGCCTTCAAAGGTCTTGTTCCCGGCCGGGAATACAATATATCGGTGCAAACGGTGTCCGAGGACGAGACGTCATCGATCCCGACCACAGCCCGATATCTCACAGTACCGGAACGTGTCCTAAACGTCACCTTCGACGAGGCCTTCACCACATCGAGTTCCTTTCGGGTGCGATGGGAGCCACCGCGTACCTATAGCGAATTCGATGCCTACCAGGTGATGCTGTCGACTTCAAGGAGAATATTCAATGTACCACGCGCAGCGGAAGGCGAACCGGTTTACTTCGACTATCCGGATGTCTTGGAGCCGGGACGCACCTACGAAGTGGTGGTCAAGACGATTGCGGATAATGTGAACTCCTGGCCAGCCAGTGGAGAGGTCACCCTGCGTCCACGACCCGTTCGCGGTCTGGGCGGATTCCTCGACGATCGCAGCAATGCTCTGCACATATCCTGGGAACCGGCGGAAACGGGGCGACAGGATGCCTACAGAATAAG CTACCACGAGCAGACGAACGCAAGCGAAGTTCCAGCTCTGTTTCCCGTGGCCACGGAATCCCAGATCACCACGAATCTCACGGAGTACACCCTGGACTCGCTGCTGGCGGGGCGTCGCTACCTGATCGCCGTGCAGGCGATGTCCAAGGGAGTGGCCTCCAATGCCAGCGATATCACCAGATACACACGCCCAGCGGCGCCCCTCATCCAGGAGCTGAAGAGCATCGAGCACGGTCTGATGCTCAGCTGGCGCAGTGATGTGAATTCTCGACAGGATCGCTACGAGGTGCACTACCAGCGGAATGGGACGCGCGAGGAGCGCACAATGGCCACCAACGAGACGAGCCTGACCATCCACTACTTGCATCCCGGTTCCGGTTACGAGGTGAAGGTGCACGCCATAAGCCACGGCATACGCAGCGAGCCACACTCCTACTTCCAGGCAGTCT TTCCCAAACCTCCGCAGAATCTCACCCTGCAGACGGTGCATACGAATCTGGTGGTGCTCCGCTGGCAGCCGCCGGAGAACAGCGACTTTGGCGAGTATGTGGTGCGCTATCGCACGGATGCCTCTCCCTGGCAGCGGATCTCCGGCCTGCACGAGAACGAGGCCAGGATCGAGGACATGCACTATGGGGAGCGTTACCTGGTGCAGGTGAACACCGTGAGCTTTGGCGTCGAGAGTCCCCATCCTCTCGAGCTGAATGTAACGATGCCACCGCAACCGGTGTCCAATGTGGTTCCCCTGGTGGACTCGCGTAATCTCACCCTGGAATGGCCGCGACCCGATGGTCATGTGGATTTCTACACCCTTAAGTGGTGGCCCACCGACGACGCGGACCGTGTGGAGTTCAAGAATGTCAGCCAACTGGAGGACT TAAGCTCGCCCAGTGTTCGGATTCCCATCGAGGATCTGTCGCCAGGTCGGCAGTATCGCTTCGAGGTGCAGGCCAGCTCCAACGGCATTCGTTCCGGAACCACACATCTCTCCACGCGCACCATGCCACTGATCCAGTCGGATGTTTTCATCGCCAACGCCGGTCACGAACAGGGTCAGGATGAGACTGTCACCCTGAGCTACACACCCACTCCGGCGGACAGCACTCGCTTCGATATCTACCGCTTCTCGATGGGCGATCCCAAGATCAAGGACAAGGAGAAGCTGGCCAACGACACGGAGCGCAAGTTGAGCTTCACGGGCCTGACGCCCGGCAAGCTGTACAACGTGACCGTGTGGACAGTGAGTGGAGGAGTAGCCAGTTTGCCGGTGCAACGGCTGTACCGCCTGCATCCGCTGCCCATCAGTGATCTGAAGGCCGTCCAGGTGGCGGCTCGTGAGATAACACTACGTTGGGAGCCTCCTGCTGGGGAGTACACCGATTACGAGCTGCAGTACCTCAGTGCAGACGAGGAGGCACCCCAGCTGCTCCAGAATGTGACCAAGAAGTCGGAGATTACGCTGCAGGGCTTGCGTCCGTATCACAACTACACATTCACGGTGGTGGTGCGTGCTGGATCCACGCAGGGCACCGATTTAGATGTCTCCGGCAGCACCTTAATGCGCAGCAGTGCCCCCATCTCGGCCAGCTATCAAACGCTGGCCGCTCCGCCCGGCAAAGTGGACTACTTCCAACCAAGTGACGTGCAGCCCGGCGAGGTGACCTTCGAGTGGAATCTGGAGCCGGGCGAACAGCATGGACCCATTGATTATTTTCGCATAACCTGCCAGAATGCCGATGATGCAGCGGATATAACAAGCTTCGAATTCCCGACGAATGCGACGCAGGGCAGGATTGGCGGCTTGGTGCCCGGCAACCAATACATATTCCGTATACAAGCCAAGTCGTCATTGGGCTTTGGAGCCGAGAGGGAGCACATCCAAGTGATGCCCATCCTAGCGCCTCCTGTCCCGGAACCAAGTGTCACGCCCCTGGAGGTCAGCAGAACGAGTAGCACCATAGAGATCAGTTACCGGCAAGGCTACTTTTCCAATGCCCACGGCATGGTGAGATCCTACACGATAATTATAGCCGAAGATGTGGGCAAGAATGCGTCGGGCCTGGAGATGCCTAGCTGGCAGGATGTGCAGACATACACGGTGTGGTTGCCCTACCAGGCCATAGAGCCATACAATCCATTCCTCACCAGCAATGGCAGTCGGAGGAGCACCCTAGAGGCGGAGCACTTTACGATAGGATCGGCAAGCTGCGACAAACACCAGACGGGCTATTGCAATGGTCCGCTGAGGGCTGGCACGACCTACCGGATTAAGGTGCGCGCCTTTACGGACGAGGATAAGTTCACGGATACGGCGTACAGTTCACCGATAACCACGGAACGCAGTAACACGGTCATTGTGGCCATGATGGCCATCGCGGTCGTGGGGCTGGTGGTCGTGGGTCTGTTTGTCGTCTATTTCCTGCACCGCTGCCAACCGATCCGCCGTGCCTCCAAGCTGGCCCGCATGCAAGACGAGCTGGCCGCCATGCCCGAGGGCTATGTGACGCCCAATCGTCCAGTGCATGTGAAGGATTTCGCCGAGCATTTCCGCCTCATGTCTGCTGATTCGGATTTCCGTTTCAGCGAGGAGTTCGATGAGCTGAAGCATGTGGGCCGCGATCAGGCCTGCAGCTTTGCCAATCTGCCCTGCAATCGTCCCAAGAATCGATTCACTAACATCCTGCCCTACGATCACTCGCGCTTCAAGCTCCAGCCCGTCGACGATGACGATGGTTCGGATTACATTAATGCGAACTACATGCCGGGACACAATTCGCCGCGTGAGTTCATTGTCACCCAGGGCCCGCTGCACTCGACTCGCGAGGAATTCTGGCGGATGTGCTGGGAGAGCAACTCGCGGGCCATTGTTATGCTGACGCGGTGCTTCGAGAAGGGTCGCGAGAAGTGCGATCAGTACTGGCCCGTGGATCGGGTGGCCATGTTCTACGGGGACATCAAGGTGCAGTTGATTATCGACACGCACTTCCACGACTGGAGCATATCAGAGTTTATGGTCTCAAGG AACTGCGAATCGCGGATAATGCGACACTTCCACTTCACCACATGGCCGGACTTTGGTGTTCCAGAGCCTCCACAATCGCTGGTGCGCTTCGTGCGTGCCTTCCGCGATGTCATCGGCACGGATATGCGTCCCATTATCGTCCATTGCAGCGCGGGAGTGGGCAGATCGGGCACGTTCATAGCCCTGGACCGCATCCTGCAGCACATTCACAAGTCGGACTATGTGGACATCTTTGGCATAGTGTTCGCCATGCGAAAGG AGCGCGTTTTCATGGTGCAGACGGAGCAGCAGTACGTGTGCATCCATCAGTGTCTGCTGGCGGTGCTCGAGGGCAAGGAGCATTTGCTGGCCGATTCGCTGGAGCTGCATGCCAATGATGGCTACGAAG TGACTAAAATTTACTTAGAGCGCCAGCCGCAAACGAAAATGGGAACCTTGCCCATTCGAGCCTCTTTGGCCAGGGCCGAGGAACTGGATGCGGATTTAATGGCCGACCAGGATCAGGAGCAGCAGAAGCACCTGACCAAGGATGAGAAGCAGCTCAAGGCCAGCGAAGATGATGATGAAGAGGATGAGGAAGAGGAGTTGGACGATGATGACCAGCAGCCGTTGAACAATGAGACGACTGCCACCTTATCCTCGGCCAGCTGTGGCAGCAGCAGCCAGGATGTGCATGTGGATCTCCAGGAGGCCATGGAAAAGCCCAAgctagagaaggaaaaaagCAGGAAAATCTGCACTGGCACAAAGTCCCATTCAGACACTGAAACGGATGACGAtgatgaggatgaggatgggAAGGTGGCCAAGGATGGGGCTGTCGCCGATGAGGATGGCTGGTGGTATTGA